Proteins from a single region of Scleropages formosus chromosome 22, fSclFor1.1, whole genome shotgun sequence:
- the LOC108918516 gene encoding spermatogenesis-associated serine-rich protein 2-like isoform X2 — translation MARRSCPKDPTGVVFDMHSKMVMSQGGTFEGMKEKINAVRAIVPNRSNNEIILVLQHFENSVDNAVQAFVEGSATEILKEWNVTGKKKPKKKKKSKSQQNNQTDPVQAQSTSLPDGKDAVNGLHGNGTAPDGDSADSLSEQLDSASQDASEQDSEAALPEVPEAAPGTKMDLKPNNPSPPSSRWQAGRSRKGPARAPKGSKGRVPLDCTSQQEPALSLSVPGEAHPVGAGNKKIAPNIDKSVKDLYRCTASLTRYRVVVKEEMDSSIKKIKHTFAELQSCLIDREVALLAEMDKVKAEAMAILDTRQKKAESLRRLSDQSPAMTEDKLSELRADIKHFVSERKYDEELGKAVKFTHDLEPLRKSIMSFGHVYHPQTSYSNRSRYSSSSSVAHSAMVRRQPLDSGCGLRDEVSTKSQPQRPLGGHRHHSGPQVDHNLSCTGHRYQNQNNRGPAPGPDSASHASSLPSTSGNGLSRSTALSSRCSNPTLNGLPQRPPRVHRP, via the exons ATGGCCAGAAGAAGCTGTCCAAAGG ATCCAACAGGTGTGGTGTTCGATATGCACTCCAAAATGGTGATGTCACAGGGAGGCACCTTTGAGGGGATGAAAGAGAAG ATAAATGCTGTCCGAGCCATAGTGCCCAACAGAAGCAACAATGAGATCATTCTGGTGCTGCAGCACTTTGAAAACAGCGTGGATAATGCTGTGCAGGCCTTTGTTGAAG GAAGTGCCACAGAAATCCTGAAAGAGTGGAATGtaactggaaagaaaaag cccaagaagaaaaagaaatcaaagtcTCAGCAAAACAACCAGACAGACCCAGTTCAGGCCCAGTCCACATCTCTGCCTGACGGAAAGGATGCAGTGAACGGTCTCCATGGTAACGGGACTGCTCCTGATGGAGACTCGGCGGACTCCCTGAGCGAGCAGCTAGATTCCGCCTCCCAAGACGCATCCGAGCAGGACTCGGAAGCTGCGCTGCCTGAGGTTCCTGAAGCTGCTCCAG GCACCAAGATGGACTTAAAACCCAACAACCCAAGTCCACCCTCTTCACGCTGGCAGGCAGGACGAAGTCGGAAGGGTCCAGCAAGGGCCCCGAAGGGCAGCAAGGGCCGGGTTCCACTAGACTGCACTTCCCAGCAGGAGCCGGCATTATCCCTGTCTGTCCCTGGCGAAGCTCACCCTGTTGGTGCTGGCAACAAGAAAATTG CCCCTAATATTGACAAGTCTGTGAAAGACTTGTATCGCTGTACTGCTTCGCTCACACGCTACCGGGTGGTGGTGAAGGAAGAGATGGACTCCTCCATTAAGAAGATCAAGCATACATTTGCTGAGCTCCAGAGCTG ccttataGACAGAGAAGTGGCCCTACTGGCAGAAATggacaaagtcaaagcagaAGCCA TGGCAATATTGGACACCCgtcagaaaaaagcagaaagccTTCGCAGGCTCTCGGACCAGTCGCCTGCCATGACTGAAGACAAACTGAGCGAACTCCGTGCTGACATCAAG CATTTTGTGAGTGAACGCAAGTATGACGAAGAGCTGGGGAAGGCTGTCAAGTTCACCCATGATCTAGAGCCTCTCAGGAAGAGCATCATGAGCTTTGGGCATG TGTACCACCCTCAGACCAGCTACTCCAACCGCTCTCGTTacagctcctcttcctccgtCGCTCACTCAGCCATGGTACGTCGGCAGCCCCTGGATTCAGGCTGTGGCCTGAGGGATGAGGTGTCCACCAAAAGCCAACCACAGAGGCCG CTCGGAGGCCACAGACACCACAGTGGGCCACAAGTTGACCACAACCTCAGTTGCACCGGTCACCGGTACCAGAACCAGAACAATCGTGGACCAGCTCCTGGCCCTGACAGTGCCTCTCACGCCTCCTCACTGCCCTCCACCTCCGGAAATGGTCTATCACGGTCCACTGCCCTCTCATCACGTTGTTCCAATCCCACTTTGAATGGGCTGCCCCAAAGACCCCCACGGGTGCACCGCCCTTGA
- the LOC108918516 gene encoding spermatogenesis-associated serine-rich protein 2-like isoform X1: MARRSCPKDPTGVVFDMHSKMVMSQGGTFEGMKEKINAVRAIVPNRSNNEIILVLQHFENSVDNAVQAFVEGSATEILKEWNVTGKKKPKKKKKSKSQQNNQTDPVQAQSTSLPDGKDAVNGLHGNGTAPDGDSADSLSEQLDSASQDASEQDSEAALPEVPEAAPGTKMDLKPNNPSPPSSRWQAGRSRKGPARAPKGSKGRVPLDCTSQQEPALSLSVPGEAHPVGAGNKKIAPNIDKSVKDLYRCTASLTRYRVVVKEEMDSSIKKIKHTFAELQSCLIDREVALLAEMDKVKAEAMAILDTRQKKAESLRRLSDQSPAMTEDKLSELRADIKHFVSERKYDEELGKAVKFTHDLEPLRKSIMSFGHVYHPQTSYSNRSRYSSSSSVAHSAMVRRQPLDSGCGLRDEVSTKSQPQRPGQQLGGHRHHSGPQVDHNLSCTGHRYQNQNNRGPAPGPDSASHASSLPSTSGNGLSRSTALSSRCSNPTLNGLPQRPPRVHRP, translated from the exons ATGGCCAGAAGAAGCTGTCCAAAGG ATCCAACAGGTGTGGTGTTCGATATGCACTCCAAAATGGTGATGTCACAGGGAGGCACCTTTGAGGGGATGAAAGAGAAG ATAAATGCTGTCCGAGCCATAGTGCCCAACAGAAGCAACAATGAGATCATTCTGGTGCTGCAGCACTTTGAAAACAGCGTGGATAATGCTGTGCAGGCCTTTGTTGAAG GAAGTGCCACAGAAATCCTGAAAGAGTGGAATGtaactggaaagaaaaag cccaagaagaaaaagaaatcaaagtcTCAGCAAAACAACCAGACAGACCCAGTTCAGGCCCAGTCCACATCTCTGCCTGACGGAAAGGATGCAGTGAACGGTCTCCATGGTAACGGGACTGCTCCTGATGGAGACTCGGCGGACTCCCTGAGCGAGCAGCTAGATTCCGCCTCCCAAGACGCATCCGAGCAGGACTCGGAAGCTGCGCTGCCTGAGGTTCCTGAAGCTGCTCCAG GCACCAAGATGGACTTAAAACCCAACAACCCAAGTCCACCCTCTTCACGCTGGCAGGCAGGACGAAGTCGGAAGGGTCCAGCAAGGGCCCCGAAGGGCAGCAAGGGCCGGGTTCCACTAGACTGCACTTCCCAGCAGGAGCCGGCATTATCCCTGTCTGTCCCTGGCGAAGCTCACCCTGTTGGTGCTGGCAACAAGAAAATTG CCCCTAATATTGACAAGTCTGTGAAAGACTTGTATCGCTGTACTGCTTCGCTCACACGCTACCGGGTGGTGGTGAAGGAAGAGATGGACTCCTCCATTAAGAAGATCAAGCATACATTTGCTGAGCTCCAGAGCTG ccttataGACAGAGAAGTGGCCCTACTGGCAGAAATggacaaagtcaaagcagaAGCCA TGGCAATATTGGACACCCgtcagaaaaaagcagaaagccTTCGCAGGCTCTCGGACCAGTCGCCTGCCATGACTGAAGACAAACTGAGCGAACTCCGTGCTGACATCAAG CATTTTGTGAGTGAACGCAAGTATGACGAAGAGCTGGGGAAGGCTGTCAAGTTCACCCATGATCTAGAGCCTCTCAGGAAGAGCATCATGAGCTTTGGGCATG TGTACCACCCTCAGACCAGCTACTCCAACCGCTCTCGTTacagctcctcttcctccgtCGCTCACTCAGCCATGGTACGTCGGCAGCCCCTGGATTCAGGCTGTGGCCTGAGGGATGAGGTGTCCACCAAAAGCCAACCACAGAGGCCG GGCCAGCAGCTCGGAGGCCACAGACACCACAGTGGGCCACAAGTTGACCACAACCTCAGTTGCACCGGTCACCGGTACCAGAACCAGAACAATCGTGGACCAGCTCCTGGCCCTGACAGTGCCTCTCACGCCTCCTCACTGCCCTCCACCTCCGGAAATGGTCTATCACGGTCCACTGCCCTCTCATCACGTTGTTCCAATCCCACTTTGAATGGGCTGCCCCAAAGACCCCCACGGGTGCACCGCCCTTGA
- the LOC108918516 gene encoding spermatogenesis-associated serine-rich protein 2-like isoform X3 has protein sequence MARRSCPKDPTGVVFDMHSKMVMSQGGTFEGMKEKINAVRAIVPNRSNNEIILVLQHFENSVDNAVQAFVEGSATEILKEWNVTGKKKPKKKKKSKSQQNNQTDPVQAQSTSLPDGKDAVNGLHGNGTAPDGDSADSLSEQLDSASQDASEQDSEAALPEVPEAAPGTKMDLKPNNPSPPSSRWQAGRSRKGPARAPKGSKGRVPLDCTSQQEPALSLSVPGEAHPVGAGNKKIAPNIDKSVKDLYRCTASLTRYRVVVKEEMDSSIKKIKHTFAELQSCLIDREVALLAEMDKVKAEAMAILDTRQKKAESLRRLSDQSPAMTEDKLSELRADIKHFVSERKYDEELGKAVKFTHDLEPLRKSIMSFGHAPLPPSLTQPWYVGSPWIQAVA, from the exons ATGGCCAGAAGAAGCTGTCCAAAGG ATCCAACAGGTGTGGTGTTCGATATGCACTCCAAAATGGTGATGTCACAGGGAGGCACCTTTGAGGGGATGAAAGAGAAG ATAAATGCTGTCCGAGCCATAGTGCCCAACAGAAGCAACAATGAGATCATTCTGGTGCTGCAGCACTTTGAAAACAGCGTGGATAATGCTGTGCAGGCCTTTGTTGAAG GAAGTGCCACAGAAATCCTGAAAGAGTGGAATGtaactggaaagaaaaag cccaagaagaaaaagaaatcaaagtcTCAGCAAAACAACCAGACAGACCCAGTTCAGGCCCAGTCCACATCTCTGCCTGACGGAAAGGATGCAGTGAACGGTCTCCATGGTAACGGGACTGCTCCTGATGGAGACTCGGCGGACTCCCTGAGCGAGCAGCTAGATTCCGCCTCCCAAGACGCATCCGAGCAGGACTCGGAAGCTGCGCTGCCTGAGGTTCCTGAAGCTGCTCCAG GCACCAAGATGGACTTAAAACCCAACAACCCAAGTCCACCCTCTTCACGCTGGCAGGCAGGACGAAGTCGGAAGGGTCCAGCAAGGGCCCCGAAGGGCAGCAAGGGCCGGGTTCCACTAGACTGCACTTCCCAGCAGGAGCCGGCATTATCCCTGTCTGTCCCTGGCGAAGCTCACCCTGTTGGTGCTGGCAACAAGAAAATTG CCCCTAATATTGACAAGTCTGTGAAAGACTTGTATCGCTGTACTGCTTCGCTCACACGCTACCGGGTGGTGGTGAAGGAAGAGATGGACTCCTCCATTAAGAAGATCAAGCATACATTTGCTGAGCTCCAGAGCTG ccttataGACAGAGAAGTGGCCCTACTGGCAGAAATggacaaagtcaaagcagaAGCCA TGGCAATATTGGACACCCgtcagaaaaaagcagaaagccTTCGCAGGCTCTCGGACCAGTCGCCTGCCATGACTGAAGACAAACTGAGCGAACTCCGTGCTGACATCAAG CATTTTGTGAGTGAACGCAAGTATGACGAAGAGCTGGGGAAGGCTGTCAAGTTCACCCATGATCTAGAGCCTCTCAGGAAGAGCATCATGAGCTTTGGGCATG ctcctcttcctccgtCGCTCACTCAGCCATGGTACGTCGGCAGCCCCTGGATTCAGGCTGTGGCCTGA